The Myxococcales bacterium genome has a segment encoding these proteins:
- a CDS encoding ABC transporter ATP-binding protein/permease translates to MQSAEAAQLGWRCCDNVQVVAVHRLMTAHAGPKTSDAKSGSVPRAPTLRGYGRLQAKRFLAGAGALLATNALGLLIPWLLKQSIDVLRHNEASAMTQVGQYALAILGLAAAQAVIRTVSRVLVFNAGREVEFVLRGDLFRHVMSLPLSFHRTHPTGELMSRLTNDLSAVRMLFGPGVLNVMNTTIVYATGLWLMASLSPRLTLFALLPLPLVVASAEFASRRIHQQSRALQAQMGELANHLQEDLAGVATLRGYTLEADRHRRFAAASNGYLRRSLDLVRTRGFLGPQFAIAGGLGTLIVVWLGGREVIAGRMTVGGLVAFNAYFAYLAWPTMALGWVLSLWQRGLAGWGRVRDVFATPPAETRSEGDIPEAIADLRQARLEVRRLSVEIDGRRVLHDVSFTLEPGTTTAIVGRTGCGKSTLVDALLRLAEVPPGSLFLGELDATTLPLGALRRQIAYAPQDSFLFSASIADNIAFGDRSEEGQPRLFDAHGDEARRAIRQAAEDAGLMRDLKELPDGIDTLVGERGITLSGGQRQRVALARALYARSPLLILDDSLSSVDAQTEQTILRRLQRHLGARTAVIISHRVAAVETAGQILVLDEGRLVERGRHDELIAAGGVYAALYREQAEPPGLDVAI, encoded by the coding sequence GTGCAGAGTGCAGAAGCGGCGCAGCTGGGGTGGCGCTGTTGCGACAACGTGCAGGTCGTGGCAGTGCACCGCTTGATGACCGCACACGCCGGGCCCAAGACCTCCGACGCGAAGAGCGGGTCCGTCCCGAGAGCTCCAACGCTTCGAGGTTATGGCCGCTTACAGGCGAAGCGCTTCCTGGCGGGAGCAGGGGCGCTGCTCGCCACGAATGCCCTGGGGCTGTTGATTCCGTGGCTGCTCAAACAGTCGATCGATGTTCTGCGGCACAACGAGGCGAGCGCCATGACCCAGGTCGGCCAATACGCCCTGGCAATCTTGGGACTTGCCGCCGCACAAGCCGTCATACGTACCGTTTCACGGGTGCTGGTGTTCAACGCCGGACGGGAAGTCGAATTCGTGCTGCGCGGCGACCTCTTTCGCCACGTGATGTCACTGCCGCTCTCGTTCCACCGAACCCACCCCACGGGCGAGCTGATGTCGCGCCTCACCAACGACCTCTCCGCCGTGCGCATGCTCTTCGGCCCAGGCGTGCTCAACGTCATGAACACCACGATCGTGTACGCCACCGGACTTTGGCTCATGGCCTCACTGTCACCGCGGCTCACGTTGTTTGCCCTCTTGCCCCTACCACTCGTGGTGGCTTCGGCCGAGTTCGCAAGCCGGCGCATCCATCAGCAAAGCCGGGCCCTTCAGGCGCAGATGGGTGAGCTCGCCAATCACCTGCAGGAGGACCTGGCGGGCGTGGCCACGTTGCGAGGCTATACGCTCGAAGCGGATCGCCATCGCCGCTTTGCCGCCGCCAGCAACGGGTACCTGCGCAGGTCGCTCGACCTGGTCCGCACCCGGGGTTTTTTGGGGCCACAGTTCGCCATCGCCGGAGGTCTCGGGACCCTGATCGTGGTTTGGCTGGGAGGTCGGGAGGTCATCGCGGGGCGCATGACGGTGGGCGGGCTGGTGGCTTTCAACGCGTACTTCGCTTACCTGGCCTGGCCCACCATGGCGCTCGGCTGGGTGCTCTCGCTGTGGCAGCGCGGCCTTGCGGGATGGGGGCGCGTTCGTGACGTGTTCGCCACGCCGCCCGCGGAGACCAGGTCAGAGGGCGACATTCCTGAGGCCATTGCCGACCTGCGCCAGGCTCGGCTCGAGGTCCGCCGGCTGTCGGTGGAGATCGACGGCCGCCGGGTGCTCCACGACGTGTCGTTCACGCTCGAGCCCGGCACCACCACGGCGATCGTGGGACGGACGGGCTGCGGCAAGAGCACGCTCGTCGACGCGCTGCTGCGGTTGGCCGAGGTCCCTCCCGGCTCCTTGTTCCTGGGGGAGCTCGACGCCACCACCCTGCCCCTCGGGGCGTTGCGGAGGCAGATCGCGTACGCCCCGCAGGATTCGTTTCTGTTTTCGGCAAGCATCGCCGACAACATCGCCTTCGGTGACCGCTCCGAGGAAGGTCAGCCGCGCCTGTTCGATGCGCACGGCGACGAGGCTCGGCGCGCCATCCGCCAGGCCGCTGAAGATGCAGGGCTGATGCGGGACCTCAAAGAGCTGCCCGACGGCATCGACACGCTCGTGGGGGAGCGCGGCATCACGCTGTCGGGAGGCCAGCGGCAACGGGTGGCGTTGGCGCGGGCGCTGTACGCACGAAGCCCGCTTCTCATACTCGACGATTCACTATCCTCGGTCGACGCACAAACCGAGCAAACGATCCTGCGCCGACTTCAACGTCATCTGGGAGCCCGTACGGCCGTCATCATCTCGCATCGGGTGGCCGCCGTGGAAACGGCTGGGCAGATCCTGGTGCTGGATGAAGGGCGTCTCGTCGAGCGCGGACGCCACGACGAGCTGATTGCGGCGGGGGGTGTCTATGCCGCGCTTTACCGCGAGCAAGCCGAGCCACCGGGACTGGATGTGGCGATATGA
- a CDS encoding tetratricopeptide repeat protein: protein MTIRKVLRRVVLGVLLGAIVSVGTASAQTAEQKRAAKEHFEKARRLYDVGRYQDAIEEYQKAYLNVEDPVFLYNIAQAYRLNEQAEEAIRFYKNYLRRAPDAPNRADVEDKIADLQRELEARERTITPPPPAEPVVPASPPPVVTQAPPTFEPPPPRVAPPTEPVSATPVESVAPDRWRTTGIILAGAGGVLLVTSVVTGSMANKAAKDVEKQLVFDPDVESRGKALDGVAVVTGLLGVVAGVSGAVLLFSSRSAPAEAAAPSASAPPRLALTPVVGRTFTGAEATIRF from the coding sequence ATGACAATCCGCAAGGTCCTACGTCGTGTGGTGCTGGGGGTGCTGCTGGGCGCGATCGTATCGGTAGGCACCGCCTCGGCTCAAACGGCTGAGCAGAAAAGAGCCGCAAAGGAACACTTCGAGAAAGCGCGGCGGCTTTACGACGTGGGGAGATACCAAGACGCGATCGAGGAGTACCAAAAGGCCTATCTCAACGTCGAAGACCCGGTGTTCTTGTACAACATCGCCCAGGCCTACCGGCTCAACGAGCAAGCGGAGGAAGCGATTCGCTTCTACAAGAATTACCTTCGCCGCGCCCCCGACGCGCCGAACCGAGCCGACGTCGAGGACAAGATCGCCGACCTTCAAAGGGAACTCGAAGCTCGCGAAAGGACCATCACTCCCCCTCCACCGGCCGAGCCCGTGGTGCCAGCGTCGCCGCCCCCGGTGGTCACGCAGGCGCCGCCTACCTTCGAGCCGCCTCCGCCGCGCGTTGCTCCTCCCACGGAGCCGGTATCTGCCACGCCGGTCGAATCCGTTGCTCCCGACAGGTGGCGCACGACGGGCATCATTCTGGCAGGGGCTGGAGGCGTTCTTCTGGTGACGTCCGTCGTGACCGGAAGCATGGCGAACAAGGCGGCCAAGGACGTGGAAAAGCAGCTCGTCTTCGACCCCGATGTGGAAAGCCGGGGCAAAGCTCTCGATGGCGTCGCGGTCGTCACGGGTCTTTTGGGCGTGGTGGCCGGGGTGAGTGGTGCGGTCTTACTGTTCAGCAGCCGCTCGGCCCCTGCCGAAGCCGCAGCCCCAAGCGCGTCGGCGCCGCCCCGCCTTGCCCTGACCCCCGTCGTCGGCCGCACCTTCACGGGCGCCGAGGCCACGATACGTTTTTGA
- a CDS encoding decaprenyl-phosphate phosphoribosyltransferase yields MLFPLLKAARPHQWVKNAFVAAPLVFSLRIYDLAAALRALGAVASFCVLSSAVYLLNDIVDVEKDRAHPVKRRRPIAAGTLPLPAARAGTAAFTVAALLGAFLLSPALAVVAACYFGLNLAYTFWLKRVPFLDVGCISLGFLLRVAAGATAISVPASPWLLVCTLLLSSLLGFGKRAHELRLLEDGVGKSREVLERYHPGVLRILMAALALATVVTYGAYTQSEHAVGLFQTRGLALTVPFVVFGIVRFYGLTFSRTDADSPTDSMLRDRPFLANLLLYVAAVALILYWS; encoded by the coding sequence ATGCTCTTCCCTCTCCTCAAGGCGGCCCGCCCCCACCAGTGGGTCAAGAACGCATTCGTGGCGGCACCCCTGGTGTTCTCCCTGCGCATTTACGACCTGGCTGCGGCCTTGCGCGCTCTCGGCGCCGTCGCCAGCTTCTGCGTGCTCTCGAGCGCCGTTTATCTTCTCAACGACATCGTCGACGTGGAGAAGGACCGCGCGCACCCCGTCAAGCGGCGCCGTCCCATCGCCGCCGGGACGTTGCCACTTCCCGCCGCCCGGGCGGGCACGGCAGCTTTCACGGTAGCCGCGCTGCTGGGCGCCTTTCTGCTATCCCCGGCCCTGGCCGTGGTGGCAGCTTGCTACTTCGGCCTGAACCTCGCGTACACGTTTTGGCTCAAACGGGTTCCTTTCTTGGACGTAGGTTGCATCAGCCTGGGGTTTTTGTTGAGGGTCGCTGCAGGTGCCACGGCCATCTCGGTGCCGGCTTCGCCCTGGCTTCTGGTGTGCACCCTCCTCCTGTCGTCGTTGCTGGGCTTCGGAAAGCGGGCCCATGAGCTACGTCTGCTGGAGGATGGCGTGGGCAAAAGCCGCGAGGTCCTCGAGCGCTATCACCCCGGGGTGCTGCGTATCCTGATGGCAGCGCTGGCGCTCGCGACGGTGGTCACCTACGGCGCGTACACGCAATCGGAACACGCCGTAGGGCTCTTCCAGACCCGAGGGCTCGCCCTGACGGTCCCGTTCGTGGTTTTTGGCATCGTTCGTTTTTACGGTCTGACGTTCAGCAGAACCGACGCCGATAGCCCGACCGATTCCATGCTGCGCGATCGCCCATTCCTCGCCAACCTTCTCCTCTACGTCGCGGCCGTGGCGCTCATCCTCTATTGGAGCTGA
- a CDS encoding sigma-70 family RNA polymerase sigma factor, with product MLDTESPQAADGGPPDDELVEKAKTGDFSAFETLVQRHQERVYRLALRMTGGESDAQEVVQDALLSAWRNLAKFEGKAQFGSWLYRIAANAALMLLRSRRRHPQVSMEDIKLDGADEPGPNGFGSGAGDDWSKRPDDQLQSTELRSAIQSAVDELPEASRAVFLVRDVEGLSTEETAEMLGLSVPAVKTRLHRARLALREAITRYFEAR from the coding sequence GTGCTCGATACCGAATCTCCGCAAGCCGCAGACGGCGGTCCGCCCGACGACGAGTTGGTCGAAAAGGCCAAGACCGGTGATTTTTCTGCCTTCGAAACCCTCGTGCAGCGCCACCAAGAGCGGGTGTACCGCCTGGCTCTGCGCATGACGGGGGGGGAGTCTGACGCGCAAGAGGTGGTTCAAGACGCGTTGCTCTCCGCCTGGCGCAACCTTGCCAAGTTCGAGGGCAAAGCCCAATTTGGCAGCTGGCTTTACCGCATCGCCGCGAACGCTGCGCTCATGCTCTTGCGGTCCCGGCGCCGTCACCCCCAGGTATCGATGGAGGACATCAAGCTCGACGGCGCTGACGAACCGGGGCCTAATGGCTTCGGTAGCGGCGCCGGCGATGACTGGTCGAAGCGTCCCGACGACCAGCTTCAGTCTACCGAGCTCCGAAGTGCCATCCAGAGCGCTGTCGACGAGCTGCCGGAGGCGTCGCGTGCCGTGTTCCTCGTGCGCGACGTCGAGGGGCTTTCCACGGAAGAGACAGCCGAAATGCTCGGTTTGTCCGTGCCTGCCGTCAAGACGCGCCTCCATCGGGCGCGGCTGGCCCTGCGCGAGGCCATCACGCGTTATTTCGAGGCGCGGTGA
- a CDS encoding DUF3857 domain-containing protein, with product MDISASDPGAEAIGPLLELVGLYDSLPDRPVIDAVAEVARTAFEPRRGDPLVGAWAAFHLARWEDERGRTDEARRLRERLGLIEDFWVLGPFEAQGRSTLESPLAPEREPLSVLATVPFEGKFQSVSWRKVRSMSRAGVVLVGAAVAPDDQAAAFLAVYVRSARKQAAALRLGSSGPVKAWLNGRAVLTREVERPARLDQDAAPVQLERGENLLVLKTVNLDGAWRLLVRLTDPQGLPLSGVTATLEGKRSAPLGPAGPATRTVRDLGPELEARWTRALAAGKTEKARQLALSLARFWAHASPFDQEEKPGERVLRATLEKGDAFALWRLLGEIAAEDNDRLAALEKALSLDPPAVERCLVLCELGDLAQAARRPVRALSLRQQAIATEDAAGSGRCWPAHLALAEEARAAGMPAWAWQRLEALPAALEELPPVQKRQIQVALALGQVERARGTAAALAKRRQTDSDLADTLLDGARAARDTDTLLRLTESLAKRRPDLSFWTQDWAEALEGAGRLDEATRVLSDAVEAVPGAADLHEALGRLHARRGRSSEAVRAMEQALSLRPQNPTLRKYRESLTRDDDGRADEAAADLARRYALDPTALVSEALAPPLPAAPEDAARVLLDRRVVNVHENGLSEVFAQRLVHVLTEPGARQNETFYIRYTPGSQEVEVRQARVYRRNPSGVLEISSATGREDRDLSEPWYSLYYDNRAEVVTFEGLHPGDVLEIQYTVADVAARNEMSGYFGDFQFVAETVPTNLWQYVLVGPSRKTFFFHTPTLPGFSRDQVERGGRREYRFEARPVAKVIPEPSMPGWAEVAPYLHVSTYETWDQVGRWYWNLVAEQLVPDANVKRLAETAVAGAKTLEDKVRAVHEAVIRGTRYVGLEFGIHGYKPYRVSQILSRRFGDCKDKASLMVSMLKVVGVEAELVLLRTRRGGAVEAAPASLAVFDHAIVYVPALDLYLDGTAEFSGMKELPHQDQGTMALRVSSTGQTLVQTPVLPSRDNQARRTWSVALGADGAAKVEETVMVRGQAAPEWRQHYQTAGERLDKYGKIWNARFPGAVVSALAITGTEAPSEPVAVSATIDVPHLAVAQGPALLLPLASRTPEYLRAYARLSHRRMDLVLSYPWQHEETLVFDLPPGFEVARLPKDLEIEAPFGRFRLAIVRDAELGSRLTVESRLDMVEYRFSSAQYGAFRQFLGAAEAALRDHVRLEPVQRPTVGVSGQ from the coding sequence GTGGACATTTCGGCAAGCGACCCCGGCGCCGAAGCCATCGGCCCGCTGCTCGAGCTCGTGGGGCTTTACGATAGCCTGCCCGACCGCCCCGTCATTGACGCTGTCGCAGAGGTCGCCCGGACCGCCTTCGAGCCCCGCCGCGGCGACCCCCTGGTCGGGGCTTGGGCGGCCTTTCATCTGGCGCGATGGGAAGACGAGCGGGGTCGAACCGACGAGGCTCGTCGGCTGCGCGAGCGCCTTGGTCTGATCGAAGATTTCTGGGTCCTTGGGCCCTTCGAGGCTCAAGGTCGATCGACCCTGGAGTCGCCGCTTGCCCCCGAGCGGGAGCCGCTCAGCGTCCTCGCCACCGTCCCGTTCGAGGGAAAGTTTCAGAGCGTCTCCTGGCGCAAGGTGCGGAGTATGTCTCGTGCAGGCGTGGTCTTGGTGGGGGCTGCGGTGGCGCCCGACGACCAGGCTGCGGCGTTTCTTGCGGTCTACGTTCGGAGTGCCCGGAAACAAGCGGCGGCGTTGCGCCTCGGTAGCTCCGGCCCGGTGAAGGCGTGGCTCAACGGGCGGGCCGTCCTGACCCGCGAGGTCGAGCGGCCTGCGCGACTCGACCAGGACGCCGCCCCCGTGCAGCTCGAGCGCGGCGAAAACCTGCTGGTGCTCAAGACGGTGAACCTGGACGGCGCGTGGCGCTTGTTGGTGCGCCTAACGGATCCGCAAGGGCTTCCCTTGTCAGGCGTGACCGCCACCCTCGAGGGTAAGCGGTCAGCGCCCTTGGGTCCCGCGGGCCCCGCGACGCGCACCGTCCGAGATCTCGGTCCTGAGCTAGAAGCGCGCTGGACGCGGGCCCTGGCCGCCGGAAAGACCGAGAAAGCCCGGCAACTTGCGTTGTCTCTCGCTCGCTTCTGGGCACACGCAAGCCCTTTCGATCAGGAAGAGAAACCAGGCGAGAGGGTCCTTCGCGCCACCTTGGAAAAGGGGGATGCTTTCGCGTTGTGGCGGTTGCTGGGTGAGATCGCCGCCGAAGACAACGATCGCCTTGCGGCGTTGGAAAAAGCGCTCTCGCTCGACCCGCCTGCCGTCGAGCGATGCCTCGTGCTTTGCGAGCTCGGCGACCTGGCTCAGGCAGCCCGGCGGCCGGTGCGTGCACTGTCTTTGCGCCAGCAGGCGATCGCGACCGAAGATGCGGCGGGAAGCGGGCGTTGTTGGCCCGCGCACTTGGCGCTTGCCGAGGAGGCTCGGGCGGCCGGCATGCCGGCCTGGGCATGGCAACGCCTCGAAGCTCTTCCGGCCGCGCTGGAGGAGCTGCCCCCCGTGCAGAAACGCCAGATTCAGGTCGCGTTGGCCTTGGGTCAGGTCGAAAGGGCGCGCGGAACGGCTGCGGCCCTGGCCAAAAGAAGGCAAACGGATTCCGACTTGGCCGATACCCTCCTTGATGGGGCCCGTGCTGCACGTGACACTGACACCCTGCTTCGCCTCACGGAGAGCCTGGCAAAGCGGCGCCCCGATCTTTCGTTTTGGACGCAGGACTGGGCCGAGGCCCTCGAGGGGGCTGGGCGGCTCGATGAGGCAACGCGCGTGTTGTCGGACGCCGTCGAGGCTGTCCCGGGGGCCGCCGACCTGCACGAGGCGCTGGGCCGCTTGCACGCCCGGAGGGGCCGTTCGTCCGAGGCGGTTCGGGCGATGGAGCAAGCGCTTTCCTTGCGTCCACAGAATCCCACTTTGCGGAAATACAGAGAGTCCCTGACTCGGGACGACGACGGGCGCGCCGACGAAGCCGCAGCCGACCTGGCTCGGCGCTATGCCCTCGATCCCACCGCCCTCGTCAGCGAAGCCCTGGCGCCCCCTCTGCCCGCCGCCCCGGAAGATGCCGCACGGGTGCTGCTGGACCGGCGGGTGGTCAACGTGCACGAGAATGGACTTTCGGAAGTGTTTGCGCAGCGGCTCGTCCACGTGCTGACCGAGCCTGGCGCCCGGCAAAACGAGACGTTCTACATTCGCTACACGCCTGGGTCCCAGGAGGTGGAGGTCCGCCAAGCGCGCGTCTACCGGCGCAACCCGAGCGGCGTGCTCGAGATCTCGTCGGCCACGGGGCGCGAGGATCGCGACCTGTCAGAGCCTTGGTACTCGCTTTACTACGACAACCGTGCCGAGGTGGTGACCTTCGAGGGCCTGCACCCCGGCGATGTGCTCGAGATCCAGTACACCGTGGCCGACGTGGCGGCTCGCAACGAAATGTCAGGCTATTTTGGCGATTTTCAGTTCGTGGCGGAGACCGTGCCCACGAACCTTTGGCAGTACGTGCTGGTGGGGCCAAGCCGAAAGACATTCTTTTTTCACACGCCCACGCTGCCTGGGTTCTCGCGAGACCAGGTCGAGCGGGGGGGGCGACGTGAGTACCGGTTCGAGGCCCGTCCCGTGGCCAAGGTGATCCCTGAGCCTTCGATGCCGGGGTGGGCCGAGGTGGCGCCCTACCTCCACGTGAGCACCTATGAAACCTGGGATCAGGTCGGTCGGTGGTACTGGAACTTGGTTGCCGAGCAGCTCGTTCCCGACGCCAACGTGAAGCGACTCGCCGAAACCGCGGTCGCCGGGGCCAAGACACTCGAGGACAAGGTGCGCGCCGTCCACGAGGCTGTCATCCGAGGAACGCGCTACGTGGGGCTCGAGTTCGGGATCCACGGCTACAAGCCTTACCGGGTGTCGCAGATCCTCTCCCGCCGCTTCGGGGACTGCAAAGACAAGGCTTCTTTGATGGTCTCGATGCTGAAAGTGGTCGGTGTCGAAGCCGAGTTGGTCCTGCTGCGCACCCGGCGCGGGGGTGCTGTGGAAGCGGCGCCGGCTTCGCTGGCCGTATTCGATCACGCGATCGTGTATGTGCCCGCCCTCGATCTTTACCTCGATGGTACGGCCGAGTTCTCCGGCATGAAGGAGCTTCCTCATCAGGACCAGGGAACCATGGCGTTGCGGGTGAGCTCAACGGGGCAAACGCTGGTGCAAACGCCTGTCTTGCCTTCGCGGGACAATCAGGCGCGCCGCACCTGGAGCGTGGCGCTCGGCGCTGACGGAGCTGCCAAGGTGGAGGAGACGGTGATGGTGCGGGGACAGGCGGCGCCGGAGTGGCGTCAGCACTACCAGACGGCCGGAGAGCGTCTCGATAAGTACGGCAAAATTTGGAACGCCCGGTTCCCAGGCGCCGTCGTTTCTGCGCTTGCCATCACGGGCACCGAAGCTCCCAGCGAACCGGTCGCCGTGAGCGCCACGATCGACGTGCCCCATCTGGCCGTGGCTCAGGGGCCTGCGCTGCTGCTGCCCCTTGCCTCGCGAACGCCCGAGTACCTGCGCGCCTACGCGAGGCTGTCTCACCGCCGCATGGACCTCGTGCTCTCGTATCCCTGGCAGCACGAGGAGACCTTGGTGTTCGACCTGCCCCCGGGGTTCGAGGTTGCGCGTCTGCCGAAGGACCTCGAGATCGAAGCGCCGTTCGGACGTTTTCGGCTGGCGATCGTTCGCGACGCTGAGCTCGGTAGCCGGCTCACGGTGGAAAGCCGCCTCGACATGGTAGAGTACCGGTTCTCGTCCGCGCAGTACGGAGCTTTCAGGCAGTTTCTGGGCGCGGCCGAGGCCGCTTTGCGTGACCACGTTCGGCTCGAACCTGTGCAGCGGCCGACTGTGGGGGTGTCGGGACAATGA
- a CDS encoding NAD(P)-dependent glycerol-3-phosphate dehydrogenase, with translation MGALDTLEEPKRVVVLGAGSWGTALACLLVERGHEVTLWGRDPAAVQVMQEARENRRYLPGVTLPEALRLSSSLPGLVEGTDACVVALPSMHMREVLTALSTDFSGVVICASKGLERGSLLTMDALIATVWPRSHPVLLSGPTFALEVAHRKPAAAVAAAHELGAREFAQQLFNCPRFRVYASEDVVGVALGGALKNVIALAAGCSDGLGYGNNARAALITRGLAEIGRLAECLGGNPLTLAGLAGLGDLVLTCTGDLSRNRTVGMALGRGEPLGKVAARLGQVAEGVETASTAAELAARLGVELPITNEVAAVLQGQRTPAEAVARLLAREIGIELGGRSSVGERERSR, from the coding sequence ATGGGCGCTCTCGACACCTTGGAGGAACCAAAGCGCGTGGTGGTCCTGGGCGCGGGCTCGTGGGGCACGGCTTTGGCGTGCCTGCTCGTCGAGCGCGGTCATGAGGTCACGCTGTGGGGCCGCGATCCTGCGGCTGTCCAGGTGATGCAGGAGGCGCGGGAAAACAGACGGTATCTGCCCGGCGTGACGTTACCGGAGGCCTTGCGGCTGTCGTCTTCTCTCCCAGGCCTCGTCGAGGGAACAGACGCCTGCGTGGTGGCTTTGCCTTCGATGCACATGCGGGAAGTGCTCACAGCCCTGTCGACCGATTTTTCGGGTGTCGTGATCTGCGCCTCGAAGGGTCTCGAGCGTGGGTCCTTGCTCACGATGGATGCGCTCATCGCCACCGTGTGGCCTCGCAGCCACCCGGTGTTGCTGTCCGGGCCCACGTTCGCTTTGGAAGTGGCCCACCGCAAGCCGGCCGCGGCCGTGGCCGCCGCTCATGAGCTCGGCGCCCGTGAATTCGCACAGCAGCTGTTCAACTGTCCCCGCTTTCGGGTCTACGCCAGCGAGGATGTCGTGGGCGTGGCGCTTGGGGGAGCGCTCAAGAACGTCATCGCCCTGGCCGCGGGCTGCTCAGACGGGCTTGGTTACGGCAACAACGCGCGGGCCGCTCTCATCACCCGAGGGCTTGCCGAGATCGGCCGCTTGGCCGAATGCCTTGGTGGCAACCCGCTCACCTTGGCGGGGCTCGCGGGCCTCGGGGACCTGGTGCTCACCTGCACCGGGGATCTTTCGCGCAACCGGACGGTGGGCATGGCGCTGGGGCGAGGAGAGCCCCTCGGCAAAGTGGCGGCCCGGTTGGGGCAGGTGGCCGAGGGGGTGGAGACCGCCAGCACGGCGGCCGAGCTGGCCGCGCGCCTGGGTGTGGAACTTCCCATCACCAACGAGGTGGCAGCGGTGCTGCAAGGGCAGCGCACCCCGGCCGAGGCGGTCGCCCGCCTATTGGCACGCGAAATTGGCATCGAGCTCGGTGGTCGCAGCTCTGTGGGGGAGCGAGAACGATCCCGGTAG
- a CDS encoding tetratricopeptide repeat protein → MTNLVKDVGDAEFQTEVIERSKQVPVLVDFWAPWCGPCRVLGPLLEREVEAAQGRVVLVKVNTDEHPRLSAAFGIQGIPAVKAFRDGVQVDEFVGALPAPAIADFIRRLVPSPAQELLRAALAKLGAGDPAAAQELLRPLLDDPDVANTAAFHLAHTLVRTGGSPSEIRELAERIHPAAAEFGRVDALCALATLLEKVPSGGVTGARAAVAENPRDHEARLSLAAAYLTQRDVKAALDALLESVSRNPGYADGAARKAILALFDHLDEPPAEPDLVREYRRQLQIVS, encoded by the coding sequence ATGACGAACTTGGTCAAGGACGTCGGAGACGCCGAATTCCAAACCGAGGTCATCGAGCGCTCGAAGCAAGTGCCGGTGTTGGTGGACTTCTGGGCCCCCTGGTGTGGTCCGTGCCGCGTGCTCGGCCCGCTGCTCGAACGGGAGGTGGAGGCGGCCCAGGGGCGCGTGGTTTTGGTCAAGGTCAACACGGATGAGCACCCCAGGCTCTCGGCCGCCTTTGGGATTCAAGGCATCCCGGCGGTCAAGGCGTTCCGTGACGGCGTACAAGTCGACGAGTTCGTGGGCGCCCTGCCGGCGCCTGCCATTGCCGACTTCATCAGGCGTCTCGTCCCCTCACCGGCGCAGGAACTCTTGCGGGCGGCGCTGGCCAAACTGGGAGCGGGCGATCCTGCGGCCGCCCAGGAGCTCTTGCGCCCTTTGCTCGACGATCCCGACGTGGCCAACACAGCCGCGTTCCACCTGGCGCATACGCTGGTCCGCACCGGCGGTTCGCCCAGCGAAATTCGTGAGCTTGCCGAACGGATCCACCCTGCGGCGGCCGAGTTTGGGCGCGTCGACGCGCTCTGTGCTCTCGCAACGCTCCTCGAGAAGGTCCCGTCCGGCGGCGTCACGGGCGCACGGGCGGCCGTCGCCGAAAACCCCCGGGACCACGAGGCCCGACTGTCCCTCGCCGCCGCCTATCTCACCCAAAGAGACGTGAAAGCCGCGCTCGACGCGTTGCTAGAGAGCGTCTCGCGCAACCCGGGCTATGCCGACGGTGCGGCTCGCAAAGCGATCCTTGCGCTCTTCGACCACCTCGATGAACCCCCCGCCGAACCCGATCTCGTGCGGGAGTATCGCAGGCAGCTGCAAATCGTCTCCTGA
- the aat gene encoding leucyl/phenylalanyl-tRNA--protein transferase: MPVFGLTDDPGLFPDPQHAESDGLLAVGGDLSPARLINAYAAGIFPWFEEGQPILWWSPDPRMVLTPASLHVPRSLAKAMRAHAFEVHFDKAFERVMDRCAAKRRPGQRGTWITADMKRAYQRLHELGIAHSSEAYLDGKLVGGLYGVSLGGAFFGESMFADVPDASKVAFVMLVRQLEAWGIDLVDCQVTTAHLARFGAREVPRGDFLAQLTQALGKKTRQGRWDRELSAAAS, from the coding sequence GTGCCTGTGTTCGGGCTGACGGACGACCCCGGATTGTTCCCTGACCCCCAGCATGCCGAGTCTGACGGCCTGCTGGCGGTGGGCGGCGACCTTTCGCCTGCGCGGTTGATCAACGCCTATGCAGCGGGGATCTTCCCGTGGTTCGAGGAAGGCCAGCCGATCTTGTGGTGGTCACCCGACCCCCGCATGGTGCTCACCCCGGCCTCCTTGCACGTGCCCCGCTCCTTGGCCAAGGCCATGCGTGCGCACGCGTTCGAGGTGCACTTCGACAAGGCGTTCGAGCGCGTGATGGATCGCTGCGCAGCGAAGCGTCGCCCCGGCCAAAGGGGAACCTGGATCACCGCGGACATGAAGCGAGCGTACCAGCGCCTGCACGAGCTTGGTATTGCGCACTCGAGTGAGGCCTATCTCGACGGCAAGCTAGTGGGGGGGCTCTACGGGGTGAGCCTCGGGGGGGCGTTCTTCGGAGAGTCCATGTTCGCCGACGTGCCCGATGCGTCCAAGGTGGCCTTCGTGATGCTCGTACGGCAACTCGAGGCCTGGGGCATCGATCTCGTCGACTGCCAGGTGACCACCGCGCATCTGGCACGCTTCGGAGCCCGCGAGGTGCCCCGCGGTGACTTTCTCGCACAGCTCACCCAGGCGTTGGGCAAGAAGACCCGACAGGGCCGCTGGGACCGCGAGCTCTCGGCAGCGGCGTCCTGA